A region of Solanum dulcamara chromosome 7, daSolDulc1.2, whole genome shotgun sequence DNA encodes the following proteins:
- the LOC129895601 gene encoding pre-mRNA cleavage factor Im 25 kDa subunit 2 — translation MVTSSVVNTYPLSSYTFGTKEPKMEKDTSVADRLARMKVNYLKEGMRTSVEGILLVQEHNHPHILLLQIGNTFCKLPGGRLKPGENEIEGLKRKLSSKLAANSPGLQPNWQVGECVAIWWRPNFETIMYPYCPPHITKPKECKKLFVVHLSEREYFAVPKNLKLLAVPLFELYDNVQRYGPVISTIPQQLSRFQFNMIHQ, via the exons atggTAACGTCTTCGGTTGTCAACACATACCCGCTCTCCAGCTATACATTTGGTACTAAGGAGCCCAAAATGGAGAAGGACACCTCCGTCGCTGATCGCCTTGCTCGTATGAAAGTCAA CTACTTGAAGGAGGGCATGAGGACTAGCGTCGAAGGAATTCTCTTG GTACAAGAACACAATCATCCTCACATTCTTCTTTTGCAAATTGGGAACACATTCTGCAAACTTCCAGGTGGACGCTTGAAACCAGGAGAGAACG AAATTGAGGGTTTGAAAAGGAAACTCTCTAGTAAACTTGCAGCTAATTCTCCTGGCCTTCAGCCAAATTGGCAG GTAGGTGAGTGTGTGGCCATCTGGTGGAGGCCAAATTTTGAAACTATAATGTATCCATACTGCCCTCCACACATAACAAAACCCAAG GAGTGTAAGAAGCTCTTCGTTGTTCATCTATCTGAAAGAGAGTACTTTGCTGTCCCAAAAAATCTGAAGCTTCTTGCAGTGCCATTGTTTGAACTTTACGACAATGTTCAG AGATATGGACCTGTGATATCCACGATTCCTCAACAGCTTTCCAGATTCCAGTTCAACATGATCCACCAGTAG